One Natator depressus isolate rNatDep1 chromosome 3, rNatDep2.hap1, whole genome shotgun sequence DNA segment encodes these proteins:
- the TNFAIP3 gene encoding tumor necrosis factor alpha-induced protein 3, with the protein MAGQQVLPQALSLSNMLKAVKIRERIPEDLVKPASGIIHHFKTMYRYTVEMFRMCQFCPQFREILQKALIDRSTQSSLEHQRKLNWCREVRKLVPLKTNGDGNCLLHAASQYMWGVQDVDLVLRKTLFSALKEVDTHNFKLRWQRETLKSQEFVETGLHYNTRNWEEEWENLVRMTSTETSVARSGFQYNALEEIHIFVLVNILRRPIIVLADKMLRSLESGSSFSPLNVGGIYLPLHWPAEECYRYPIVLGYDSMHFTSLVTLKDSGPEIRAVPLVSSERGRFEDLKVHFLMDNEEMRKEQLLKEYLMVIEIPVQGWDHGTTHLINAAKLDEGNLPKDINLVEDYFQLVQHEYKKWQENNEPITRETSTRNRLELSLPQLSLVEVKCETPNCPFFMSVNTQPYCHECFEQRQQGNKPRRPSTKTASEKPRMTGAGSSRVEFCEPGRGLSEEPVTGPHSAPPTAPSLFLYSETTAMKCRTPNCPFTLNVQHNGLCERCHNSRQLSPSNNLDNLRHLNSVTCKICLQDTNRTFNGICSSCLKRTTELSIAHPGFLPTFHQRSHSDPSQLSQSLLQHSCHAAPSNELPSAVMLQAAHNSEERNGSSQCRKPGCKFFGTPQNEGFCTLCFFEYRENSGSASLLHQRRSQRNSPASGQPGTSAATFHNTISCLGRECGTLGSTMLEGYCQKCFIEAQTQRFREAIRTEQQLVGQSERTGQHRDSQVSTVGSQKRKCATTSCRNNLACRNDELCQECQRVQSGNPRGPAVEEPPKQRCRATGCDHYGNNKCNGYCNECYRFKQLYG; encoded by the exons ATGGCTGGCCAACAAGTTCTTCCCCAAGCTTTGTCTCTGAGCAATATGCTGAAAGCCGTGAAGATTAGGGAGAGAATTCCTGAAGACCTTGTCAAACCCGCCAGTGGAATAATTCATCACTTTAAAACTATGTACAGATATACAGTAGAAATGTTCAGAATGTGCCAGTTTTGTCCTCAGTTTCGGGAGATCCTTCAGAAAGCTTTAATTGACCGATCCACCCAGAGCTCACTGGAACATCAGAGGAAGCTGAACTGGTGCAGGGAAGTTAGGAAACTTGTGCCGTTAAAGACTAATG GTGATGGTAattgcctcctgcatgctgcatcCCAGTACATGTGGGGTGTTCAAGATGTTGACCTGGTCCTGCGGAAAACATTGTTCAGCGCTCTGAAGGAAGTGGATACGCACAACTTTAAGCTTCGTTGGCAACGAGAGACACTTAAATCGCAGGAGTTTGTAGAAACAGGACTCCACTATAACACCAGG AACTGGGAAGAGGAATGGGAGAACCTCGTCAGAATGACATCCACAGAAACATCAGTGGCCCGAAGCGGGTTTCAGTACAATGCGCTGGAAGAAATCCATATATTTGTCCTTGTTAACATCCTCAGAAGGCCGATCATAGTTCTTGCAG ATAAAATGCTGAGAAGCTTGGAGTCTGGTTCAAGCTTTTCCCCACTGAACGTCGGTGGAATTTACTTGCCTCTCCATTGGCCAGCTGAAGAATGCTATAGATATCCTATTGTCCTGGGATATGACAGTATGCATTTCACATCACTGGTCACTCTGAAGGACAGTGGGCCAG AAATCCGGGCTGTCCCACTGGTCAGCAGTGAACGAGGCAGGTTTGAAGACTTGAAGGTGCACTTTCTGATGGACAATGAGGAGATGAGAAAGGAGCAGCTACTGAAAGAGTACCTGATGGTGATAGAGATTCCGGTGCAAGGCTGGGACCATGGTACAACTCATTTAATTAATGCTGCAAA ATTAGATGAAGGCAACTTACCCAAAGATATAAATCTGGTGGAAGATTACTTTCAACTGGTCCAGCATGAGTACAAGAAATGGCAAGAGAACAATGAGCCTATTACAAGGGAGACCTCCACCAGGAATAGACTGGAACTGTCCTTACCTCAGCTGTCTCTTGTAGAGGTGAAATGTGAAACTCCCAATTGCCCCTTCTTTATGTCTGTGAACACCCAGCCCTATTGTCATGAGTGCTTTGAGCAGAGGCAACAGGGAAATAAACCAAGGAGACCAAGCACCAAAACAGCATCTGAAAAGCCACGGATGACTGGAGCAGGCTCATCTAGGGTTGAGTTTTGTGAGCCCGGGAGAGGGCTATCTGAGGAGCCAGTGACAGGGCCTCATTCTGCTCCTCCAACAGCTCCAAGCCTTTTTCTGTATAGTGAAACCACTGCTATGAAATGCAGGACTCCAAACTGCCCTTTTACGTTAAATGTGCAACACAATGGACTCTGTGAACGCTGCCACAATTCCAGACAGCTCAGTCCTTCTAACAACTTGGACAACCTGCGACATTTAAACAGTGTGACATGTAAAATCTGCCTTCAGGACACGAACAGGACCTTTAATGGCATCTGCAGCTCTTGTCTCAAAAGGACCACAGAGCTGTCAATTGCCCATCCTGGCTTCCTGCCTACATTCCATCAGAGATCTCACTCTGACCCTTCACAGCTATCGCAGAGCCTCCTTCAGCATTCCTGTCATGCAGCACCCAGCAACGAGCTGCCTTCTGCAGTAATGCTTCAGGCTGCTCACAATTCGGAGGAAAGGAATGGAAGTAGCCAGTGCAGAAAACCTGGCTGCAAGTTTTTTGGGACTCCTCAGAATGAAGGCTTTTGCACTCTATGCTTCTTTGAGTACAGGGAAAACAGTG GCAGTGCCTCACTACTTCATCAGAGAAGGTCTCAAAGGAATTCTCCTGCTTCTGGACAGCCTGGGACCTCTGCTGCCACATTCCATAACACCATTTCCTGCCTGGGGCGAGAATGTGGCACCCTGGGCAGCACTATGCTTGAAGGATATtgtcagaaatgttttattgaaGCACAGACTCAGCGATTCCGTGAAGCCATAAGGACTGAACAGCAGCTAGTGGGACAATCTGAA AGAACTGGGCAACACAGAGACTCACAGGTATCAACAGTGGGGAGCCAAAAGCGAAAGTGTGCCACGACTTCTTGTAGGAACAACTTAGCCTGCAGAAACGATGAGCTGTGTCAGGAGTGCCAGCGAGTTCAGTCTGGGAATCCTAGAGGGCCAGCTGTAGAAGAGCCTCCGAAACAGCGCTGCCGAGCCACTGGCTGTGATCATTATGGCAATAATAAGTGCAATGGCTACTGCAATGAATGCTACCGGTTCAAACAGCTATATGGCTAG